A part of Aerosakkonema funiforme FACHB-1375 genomic DNA contains:
- a CDS encoding DUF4926 domain-containing protein yields the protein MITELDRVALTTDLPEYNLKTGDIGTVVLVHQEGLGYEVEFMTVTGQAIAIISLFSSQVRAIGDREIAQARVLT from the coding sequence ATGATTACTGAATTAGACCGAGTTGCTTTAACCACCGATTTACCAGAATATAATTTAAAAACAGGCGATATTGGCACTGTGGTATTAGTACATCAAGAAGGTTTGGGATATGAAGTAGAATTTATGACAGTCACCGGACAAGCTATTGCAATTATTTCATTATTTAGTTCTCAAGTGCGTGCGATCGGTGACAGAGAAATCGCCCAAGCGCGAGTTCTCACATAA